One part of the Bifidobacteriaceae bacterium genome encodes these proteins:
- a CDS encoding DeoR/GlpR family DNA-binding transcription regulator produces the protein MDRHERISALLAMLAKDGKVEVDQAVEALGASPATIRRDLVYLDEQRLATRTHGGAIANSGSFDLPLRFKTGRAVEEKQRIGEAAAGLAAAGSVVAINGGTTTLEVARALAARPDLAAREGAGPALTIVTNAVNVAGELLVRPYFKVVVTGGVVRAHSYELFGPLAERSIESLSVDLTFLGVDGFDPAFGASAFSDAEASTNSLLVEASAKVVVVADSTKIGRRAFAQICPPASVDTLVTDGGVPPEWQARVQAAGIEVITA, from the coding sequence GTGGATCGGCACGAGCGCATCTCGGCCCTGCTGGCCATGCTCGCCAAGGACGGCAAGGTGGAAGTCGACCAGGCGGTCGAAGCCCTTGGCGCCTCTCCGGCGACCATTCGGCGCGACTTGGTGTATCTGGACGAGCAACGGCTGGCCACGCGCACCCACGGGGGCGCGATCGCCAATTCAGGCTCCTTCGACTTGCCGCTGCGGTTCAAGACCGGGCGCGCGGTGGAGGAGAAGCAGCGGATCGGCGAGGCGGCCGCAGGGTTGGCCGCCGCCGGGTCGGTCGTCGCCATCAACGGGGGCACCACCACGCTGGAGGTCGCGCGCGCTTTGGCGGCGCGCCCCGACCTGGCCGCACGGGAAGGCGCCGGACCGGCGCTGACAATCGTCACGAACGCGGTCAACGTGGCCGGCGAATTGCTGGTGCGACCCTACTTCAAAGTGGTGGTGACCGGGGGAGTGGTGCGCGCCCACTCCTATGAGCTGTTCGGCCCGCTGGCCGAGCGCTCAATTGAGTCGCTCTCGGTGGACTTGACGTTCCTCGGCGTGGACGGCTTCGACCCCGCCTTCGGCGCCAGCGCCTTTTCCGACGCCGAGGCCTCGACCAACTCCCTACTGGTCGAGGCCTCGGCCAAGGTCGTGGTCGTGGCGGACTCAACGAAGATCGGCCGCCGCGCCTTCGCCCAGATCTGCCCCCCGGCCAGCGTCGACACCCTGGTCACGGACGGGGGCGTGCCCCCGGAGTGGCAGGCCCGCGTCCAGGCCGCCGGCATAGAGGTAATCACCGCCTGA